One Gossypium hirsutum isolate 1008001.06 chromosome A11, Gossypium_hirsutum_v2.1, whole genome shotgun sequence genomic window carries:
- the LOC107895622 gene encoding probable protein phosphatase 2C 46 has product MLSRLVNFLRACWWPSLDRYAHKGSDASGWQDGLLWYKDNGQHFNGEFSMAVVQANNLLEDQSQIESGSLSTLESGPYGTFVGIYDGHGGPETSRYINDHLFQHLKRFTTEQQSMSVDVIKKAYQATEDGFFSLVTKQWPINPQIAAVGSCCLVGVVCNGTLYIANVGDSRAVLGRLVKATGEVLAIQLSSEHNVAIESVRQEMHSLHPDDSHIVVLKHNVWRVKGLIQISRSIGDVYLKKAEFNREPLYQKFRLRQPFRMPILSSEPSVSMHELQPHDQFLIFASDGLWEHLSNQVAVDIVQNHPRNGSARRLVKVALQEAAKKREMRYSDLKKIDRGVRRHFHDDITVIVVFLDSNLVSRASSAKGPSLSLRGGGIKLPAKTKAPC; this is encoded by the exons ATGTTATCAAGGTTGGTCAACTTTCTGAGGGCCTGCTGGTGGCCATCCTTGGACCGTTATGCGCACAAAGGTTCGGATGCATCCGGCTGGCAAGATGGGCTCCTATGGTACAAAGACAATGGGCAGCACTTCAATGGTGAGTTTTCCATGGCTGTTGTCCAGGCCAACAATCTGCTTGAGGATCAGAGCCAGATTGAATCTGGCTCCTTGAGCACTCTTGAGTCTGGTCCATACGGTACCTTTGTAGGAATATACGATGGTCATGGTGGCCCTGAGACATCGCGCTATATCAACGATCACTTATTCCAGCATCTAAAGA GGTTCACCACAGAGCAGCAATCAATGTCTGTGGATGTCATAAAGAAAGCATATCAAGCAACAGAAGATGGATTTTTCTCTCTTGTTACAAAACAATGGCCTATAAATCCCCAGATTGCAGCTGTCGGATCATGTTGCCTGGTTGGTGTTGTTTGCAATGGGACCCTTTACATTGCTAACGTTGGGGACTCTCGTGCTGTGCTTGGAAGGCTTGTCAAGGCAACTGGGGAGGTTCTTGCCATCCAGCTGTCATCAGAGCATAATGTAGCGATAGAGTCTGTCAGGCAGGAGATGCATTCTTTGCACCCTGATGACTCGCACATTGTAGTTTTAAAGCACAATGTATGGCGTGTAAAGGGCCTGATACAG ATTTCTAGATCAATAGGTGATGTTTATCTTAAAAAGGCTGAATTCAACAGGGAGCCTCTATATCAAAAGTTTCGTCTACGTCAACCTTTTAGGATGCCAATTTTGAGCTCAGAACCATCAGTATCAATGCATGAACTCCAACCTCATGATCAGTTTCTCATATTTGCTTCTGATGGGCTCTGGGAACATCTCAGCAATCAGGTCGCAGTCGATATAGTTCAAAATCATCCACGCAAT GGGAGTGCTAGGAGGCTTGTGAAAGTTGCCTTGCAGGAAGCTGCTAAAAAGAGAGAAATGAGGTACTCAGATTTAAAGAAGATTGATCGAGGCGTGCGGCGTCATTTCCACGATGACATCACAGTCATAGTTGTATTTCTTGATTCGAATCTCGTGAGCAGAGCCAGCTCAGCAAAAGGCCCTTCATTATCCCTGAGAGGAGGTGGAATCAAACTGCCTGCAAAAACCAAGGCTCCCTGTTAA
- the LOC107895614 gene encoding LOW QUALITY PROTEIN: NEP1-interacting protein 1 (The sequence of the model RefSeq protein was modified relative to this genomic sequence to represent the inferred CDS: inserted 1 base in 1 codon) translates to MEFHEYQIRFSRPPPSFFGDFLEKLKDFCNFAFSAIIGNIFSAILTFFFALVGTLLGAMTGALIGQETESGFVRGAAVGXISGAVFSIEVFESSLVLWQSDESGIGCLLYLIDVIASLLSGRLVRERIGPAMLSAVQSQMGASETPFEEVQNIFDTGGVKGLAGDLVEKIPKIIITKNNNVDASGEKVSCTVCLQDFQLGETVRSLPQCHHMFHLPCIDKWLVSHASCPLCRRDL, encoded by the exons atggAATTTCATGAATACCAAATTCGTTTTTCGAGGCCTCCACCTTCCTTCTTTGGGGATTTCCTTGAAAAGCTTAAAGATTTTTGCAATTTCGCCTTTTCCGCCATTATTGGCAACATTTTCTCTGCGATCTTAACCTTCTTCTTTGCATTAG TGGGCACCCTGTTAGGTGCCATGACGGGGGCTTTGATAGGACAAGAGACCGAGAGTGGGTTCGTTCGAGGCGCCGCAGTTG CTATATCTGGAGCTGTTTTTTCAATCGAAGTTTTCGAATCTTCTCTTGTTCTTTGGCAATCAGATGAATCCGGGATCGGATGCTTGTTGTATTTG ATTGATGTCATTGCAAGCCTTCTAAGTGGGAGGCTTGTCCGAGAACGAATTGGTCCGGCGATGCTGAGTGCAGTCCAAAGTCAG ATGGGAGCTTCTGAAACACCTTTTGAGGAGGTTCAGAACATCTTCGACACTGGTGGTGTTAAAGGATTGGCTGGAGATTTGGTTGAAAAAATCCCAAAGATCATAATCACTAAAAATAACAATGTCGATGCTTCTGGGGAGAAAGTCTCCTGTACAGTTTGCCTTCAG GACTTTCAGCTCGGAGAAACGGTTAGGAGCTTGCCGCAGTGCCATCACATGTTCCACCTTCCTTGCATAGATAAGTGGCTTGTTAGTCATGCTTCTTGTCCATTATGCAGAAGGGATCTGTAA